The Tachysurus fulvidraco isolate hzauxx_2018 chromosome 26, HZAU_PFXX_2.0, whole genome shotgun sequence genome segment cacacacacacacacacacacacacacacacactaagtgacGACTGTTAGAAATGTTGAGTGGTCCATCAGAGATGAGTGAGAGTAAAGGGGGCGTGTCCTCACCAGGCCAGGTGTGTGAACTGCGAGTCGACTGAACAGGCCACAACATCAGCGTTAATGGCATGAAACTCATGGACCCGGTCACTGAAGGCAATGATCTCAGTGGGACAGACAAATGTGCtgaaaggacacacacacacacacacacacacacacacaccagtatgTCTACATCAGTGTATTTGAGTGAAAATTACATAATGAACCTGAGCTACTACCTATACCTATAATCAAACATCATAATACATTATATTGTCActtctggggtgtgtgtgtgtgtgtgtgtgtgtgtgtgtgagagagagagatcagcatTGAATGTTTAACAGATGTTTTTTCTCTTACACTCACAAGTCAAGAGGGTAGAAGAAGAACACCAGATATTTGCCTCTGTAGTCAGAGAGTTTGAGTTCTTTAAACTCCCCGTTGATGACAGCAGTTCCCTCCCAACTCGGAGCTGGTTTAGAGACtgaaaggtggaaaaaaaacaatttaattattatttatttttattacttttagtTCACAACAACCAACATTAACACTCttggccttgctcaggtgcagtgtgtgtgtgtgtgtctcactcttggccttgctcaggtgcagtgtgtgtctcactcttggccttgctcaggtgcagtgtgtgtgtgtgtgtgtgtgtgtgtgtgtgtgtgtgtctctcacactcttGGCCTTGctcagatgcagtgtgtgtctcGCTCttggccttgctcaggtgctgtgtgtgtgtgtgtgtgtgtgtgtgtgtgtgtgtgtgtgtgtgtgtgtgtgtgtctcactcttggccttgctcaggtgcagagtgtgtgtgtgtgtgtgtctcactcttggccttgctcaggtgcagagtgtgtgtgtgtgtgtgtgtgtgtgtgtcactcttgGCCTTGTTCaggtgcagagtgtgtgtgtgtgtgtgtgtgtgtgtctcactcttggccttgctcaggtgcagagtgtgtgtgtgtgtgtgtgtgtgtgtgtgtgtgtgtgtgtgtgtgtgtgtgtgtgtgtgtgtgtgtgtgtgtctcactcttggccttgctcaggtgcaGTGAGTGATCAGACACCGGGACCCTAAACGCCTCTCCAGGATAAACGTGTCCTCCTGCGTAGTTATAACACTCCTGCTCCCTTCTTCCGTTCGCGTCCTCCGTTACTGCACccctcactaacacacacagcacacacaccatcagCTTCCTCATGTTACTGTAACTCATTGTGTCTCCTACAGATTAAACTCCACGTCGTGTTTTACAGAGCAGGAAGAAAGACGTTAAGGTCTCGATCCTAAATCACACCCTGTtccctacatagtgcactaatGTATGGTGACGTGGCTTCATGGTGACTTAAAGAGCTCTCAGGAAGTGATTTGGGACAGATCCCGGACTGGATACGGGACTGTTAGTTATCATCTGATTATTAACACATCCGGATTCAGGGAAGTGCACTAGGGTTAATAACACATGATATAGAGATTTGACTTCCGCATTGACTCATCCTGTCCTGAAGGGTGCGCTGTGTCTTTCTATGTGTGTTCAAAATGAGTTGATAATACAGTTGCCAGATTGTGTGAATGAACCCATGTTATGcatttgttctgtttataaCACCAAAGAtatgtgttgttttactcaccaacattgtgtgtttgtgttgttttactcaccaacattgtgtgtttgtgttgttttactcaccaacattgtgtgtttgtgttgttttactcaccgacattgtgtgtttgtgttgttttactcaccgacattgtgtttgtgttgttttactcaccgacattgtgtttgtgttgttttactcaccgacattgtgtttgtgttgttttactcaccaacattgtgtgtttgtgttgttttactcaccaacattgtgtgtttgtgttgttttactcaccaacattgtgtttgtgttgttttactcaccaacattgtgtgtttgtgttgttttactcaccaacattgtgtttgtgttgttttactcaccaacattgtgtttgtgttgttttactcaccaacattgtgtgtttgtgttgttttactcaccaacattgtgtttgtgttgttttactcaccaacattgtgtgtttgtgttgttttactcaccaacattgtgtgtttgtgttgttttactcaccaacattgtgtgtttgtgttgtgttactcaccaacattgtgtgtttgtgttgttttactcaccaacattgtgtgtttgtgttgttttactcaccaacattgtgtgtttgtgttgttttactcaccaacattgtgtgtttgtgttgttttactcaccaacattgtgtgtttgtgttgttttactcaccaacattgtgtgtttgtgttgttttactcaccaacattgtgtgtttgtgttgttttactcaccaacattgtgtgtttgtgttgttttactcaccaacattgtgtgtttgtgttgttttactcaccaacattgtgtgtttgtgttgttttactcaccaacattgtgtgtttgtgttgttttactcaccgacattgtgtttgtgttgttttactcaccgacattgtgtttgtgttgttttactcaccgacattgtgtttgtgttgttttactcaccgacattgtgtttgtgttgttttactcaccaacattgtgtgtttgtgttgttttactcaccaacattgtgtgtttgtgttgttttactcaccaacattgtgtttgtgttgttttactcaccaacattgtgtgtttgtgttgttttactcaccaacattgtgtttgtgttgttttactcaccaacattgtgtttgtgttgttttactcaccaacattgtgtgtttgtgttgttttactcaccaacattgtgtttgtgttgttttactcaccaacattgtgtgtttgtgttgttttactcaccatcattgtgtgtttgtgttgttttactcaccaacattgtgtttgtgttgttttactcaccaacattgtgtgtttgtgttgttttactcaccaacattgtgtttgtgttgttttactcaccaacattgtgtttgtgttgttttactcaccaacattgtgtgtttgtgttgttttactcaccaacattgtgtgtttgtgttgttttactcaccaacattgtgtgtttgtgttgttttactcaccaacattgtgtgtttgtgttgttttactcaccaacattgtgtgtttgtgttgttttaactcaccaacattgtgtgtttgtgttgttttactcaaccaacattgtgtgtttgtgttgttttactcaccaacattgtgtgtttgtgttgttttactcaccaacattgtgtgtttgtgttgttttactcaccaacattgtgtgtttgtgttgttttactcaccaacattgtgtgtttgtgttgttttactcaccaacattgtgtgtttgtgttgttttactcaccaacattgtgtgtttgtgttgttttactcaccgacattgtgtgtttgtgttgttttactcaccgacattgtgtttgtgttgttttactcaccgacattgtgtttgtgttgttttactcaccgacattgtgtttgtgttgttttactcaccgacattgtgtgtttgtgttgttttactcaccgacattgtgtgtttgtgttgttttactcaccaacattgtgtttgtgttgttttactcaccaacattgtgtgtttgtgttgttttactcaccaacattgtgtgtttgtgttgttttactcaccaacattgtgtttgtgttgttttactcaccaacattgtgtgtttgtgttgttttactcaccgacattgtgtgtttgtgttgttttactcaccgacattgtgtttgtgttgttttactcaccgacattgtgtttgtgttgttttactcaccgacattgtgtttgtgttgttttactcaccgacattgtgtgtttgtgttgttttactcaccgacattgtgtgttgtgttgttttaacTCAcctacattgtgtttgtgttgttttactcaccgacattgtgtgtttgtgttgttttactcaccgacattgtgtgtttgtgttgttttactcaccaacattgtgtttgtgttgttttactcaccaacattgtgtgtttgtgtttttttacacaccatcattgtgtgtttgtgttgttttactcaccaacattgtgtttgtgttgttttactcaccaacattgtgtttgtgttgttttactcaccaacattgtgtgtttgtgttgttttactcaccaacattgtgtgtttgtgttgttttactcaccaacattgtgtgtttgtgttgttttactcaccatcattgtgtgtttgtgttgttttactcaccaacattgtgtgtttgtgttgttttactcaccaacattgtgtgtttgtgttgttttactcaccaacattgtgtgtttgtgttgttttactcaccaacattgtgtgtttgtgttgttttactcaccaacattgtgtttgtgttgttttactcaccaacattgtgtttgtgttgttttactcaccaacattgtgtgtttgtgttgttttactcaccaacattgtgtgtgtgttgttttaatcacaaacagtgtgtgtttttgttgtgttaataacaaacattgtgtgtttgtgttgtttactcaccaacattgtgtgtttgtgttgttttactcaccaacattgtgtgtttgtgttgttttacctcaccaacattgtgtgtttgtgttgttttactcaccaacattgtgtgtttgtgttgttttactcaccaacattgtgtgtttgtgttgttttactcaccaacattgtgtgtttgtgttgttttactcaccaacattgtgtgtttgtgttgttttactcaccaacattgtgtgtttgtgttgttttactcaccaacattgtgtgtttgtgttgttttactcaccaacattgtgtgtttgtgttgttttactcaccaacattgtgtgtttgtgttgttttactcaccaacattgtgtgtttgtgttgttttactcaccaacattgtgtgtttgtgttgttttactcaccaacattgtgtgtttgtgttgttttactcaccaacattgtgtgtttgtgttgttttactcaccaacattgtgtgtttgtgttgttttactcaccgacattgtgtttgtgttgttttactcaccgacattgtgtttgtgttgttttactcaccgacattgtgtttgtgttgttttactcaccgacattgtgtttgtgttgttttactcaccgacattgtgtgtttgtgttgttttactcaccaacattgtgtgtttgtgttgttttactcaccaacattgtgtgtttgtgttgttttactcaccaacattgtgtgtttgtgttgttttactcaccaacattgtgtgtttgtgttgttttactcaccaacattgtgtttgtgttgttttactcaccaacattgtgtttgtgttgttttactcaccaacattgtgtgtttgtgttgttttactcaccaaaatagtgtgtttggttgttttactcaccaacattgtggtttggtgttgttttactcaccaacattgtgtgtttgtgttgttttactcaccaacattgtgtgtttgtgttgttttactcaccaacattgtgtttgtgttgttttactcaccaacattgtgtgtttgtgttgttttactcaccaacattgtgtgtttgtgttgttttactcaccaacattgtgtgtttgtgttgttttactcaccaacattgtgtgtttgtgttgtttttactcaccaacattgtgtgtttgtgttgttttactcaccaacattgtgtgtttgtgtgttttactcaccaacattgtgtgtttgtgttttttttctcaccaacattgtgtgtttgtgttgttttactcaccaacattgtgtttgtgttgttttactcaccaacattgtgtgtttgtgttgttttactcaccaacattgtgtgtttgtgttgttttactcaccaacattgtgtgtttgtgttgtgttactcaccaacattgtgtgtttgtgttgttttactcaccaacattgtgtgtttgtgttgttttactcaccaacattgtgtgtttgtgttgttttactcaccaacattgtgtgtttgtgttgttttactcaccaacattgtgtgtttgtgttgttttactcaccaacattgtgtgtttgtgttgttttactcaccaacattgtgtgtttgtgttgttttactcaccaacattgtgtgtttgtgttgttttactcaccaacattgtgtgtttgtgttgttttactcaccaacattgtgtgtttgtgttgttttactcaccaacattgtgtttgtgttgttttactcaccaacattgtgtgtttgtgttgttttactcaccaacattgtgtgtttgtgttgttttactcaccaacattgtgtttgtgttgttttactcaccaacattgtgtttgtgttgttttactcaccaacattgtgtgtttgtgttgttttactcaccaacattgtgtgtttgtgttgttttactcaccaacattgt includes the following:
- the prdx4 gene encoding peroxiredoxin-4; translation: MSYSNMRKLMVCVLCVLVRGAVTEDANGRREQECYNYAGGHVYPGEAFRVPVSDHSLHLSKAKISKPAPSWEGTAVINGEFKELKLSDYRGKYLVFFFYPLDFTFVCPTEIIAFSDRVHEFHAINADVVACSVDSQFTHLAWINTPRKQGGLGPMKIPLLSDLTHQIAKDYGVYLEDQGHTLRGLFIIDDKGTLRQITMNDLPVGRSVDETLRLVQAFQYTDKHGEVCPAGWKPGSDTIIPDPSGKLKYFDKLS